From one Pseudomonas sp. B21-048 genomic stretch:
- the cysM gene encoding cysteine synthase CysM, translating into MTLQYPTIADCVGNTPLVRLQRLPGATSNTLLLKLEGNNPAGSVKDRPALSMITRAELRGQIHAGDTLIEATSGNTGIALAMAAAIKGYKMILIMPDNSSAERKAAMTAYGAELILVSQEEGMEGARDLAQRMEAEGRGKVLDQFANGDNPEAHYTTTGPEIWRQTEGTITHFVSSMGTTGTIMGVSRYLKEQNDNVQIIGLQPMEGSAIPGIRRWPQEYLPKIYQAERVDRIVDMAQSEAEDVTRRLAREEGIFCGVSSGGAVAAMLRLSKEVENAVIVAIICDRGDRYLSTGIFDAPN; encoded by the coding sequence ATGACCTTGCAGTACCCAACCATCGCCGATTGCGTCGGCAACACTCCGCTGGTCCGTTTGCAGCGCCTGCCTGGCGCCACCAGCAACACCCTTTTGCTCAAGCTCGAAGGGAATAACCCGGCGGGGTCGGTCAAGGACCGTCCGGCGCTGTCGATGATCACCCGCGCCGAATTGCGCGGGCAGATCCACGCCGGCGATACGCTGATCGAAGCGACCTCGGGCAACACCGGGATCGCCCTGGCGATGGCTGCCGCGATCAAGGGTTACAAGATGATCCTGATCATGCCGGACAACTCCAGTGCCGAGCGTAAAGCTGCCATGACGGCCTATGGCGCCGAGCTGATTCTGGTCAGCCAGGAAGAAGGCATGGAAGGCGCCCGCGACCTCGCCCAACGAATGGAGGCCGAAGGCCGCGGCAAGGTGCTGGATCAGTTCGCCAACGGTGACAACCCCGAGGCGCACTACACCACCACCGGTCCGGAAATCTGGCGTCAGACCGAAGGCACCATCACTCATTTCGTCAGCTCGATGGGCACCACCGGCACCATCATGGGCGTTTCGCGCTACTTGAAAGAGCAGAACGACAACGTGCAGATCATCGGCCTGCAACCGATGGAAGGCTCGGCGATTCCGGGCATCCGTCGCTGGCCGCAGGAATACCTGCCGAAGATCTACCAGGCCGAGCGCGTGGACCGGATCGTCGACATGGCGCAAAGCGAAGCCGAAGACGTGACCCGTCGTCTGGCGCGCGAAGAAGGCATCTTCTGCGGCGTGTCTTCGGGCGGTGCCGTGGCGGCGATGCTGCGTCTGTCCAAAGAAGTTGAAAACGCGGTGATCGTCGCGATCATCTGCGACCGTGGCGACCGTTACTTGTCGACCGGCATTTTCGACGCGCCCAACTGA
- a CDS encoding response regulator transcription factor, with the protein MAPISISHPRILSIEDDLVLGAYVHEHLERCGFQVTWCQNGLEGLAIARQQAFDVVLMDILLPGLDGLAVLTQLRQSHSTPVVLMSALGSEADRISGFRLGADDYLPKPFSMVELRVRIEAILRRVALDRRPAPAPIASVVGSLRFDEERCEVFWGGHAAGLTRSEYRLLDTLNRNGDEVLSKAFLYQQVLQRGYAPHDRSLDMHVSQIRRKLKAIGYTEREVRTVWGKGYVLSAADDMV; encoded by the coding sequence ATGGCTCCCATCTCTATCAGTCATCCCCGTATCCTCTCCATCGAAGACGATCTGGTGCTGGGTGCTTATGTTCATGAGCATCTGGAGCGCTGCGGTTTTCAGGTGACCTGGTGCCAGAACGGCCTGGAAGGGTTGGCCATTGCCCGCCAGCAAGCCTTCGATGTGGTGTTGATGGATATTCTGCTGCCGGGGCTGGATGGCCTGGCGGTGCTGACCCAACTGCGTCAGAGCCATTCCACGCCGGTGGTGCTGATGTCGGCGCTGGGCTCGGAGGCGGATCGCATCAGTGGCTTTCGCCTCGGCGCCGATGATTACCTGCCCAAACCGTTCAGCATGGTCGAATTGCGGGTGCGCATCGAGGCGATCCTGCGGCGGGTAGCGCTCGACCGGCGGCCGGCGCCGGCACCGATTGCCTCAGTGGTGGGCAGCCTGCGTTTCGATGAAGAACGGTGCGAGGTCTTTTGGGGCGGGCACGCGGCCGGCCTGACCCGCAGCGAATATCGGTTGCTGGATACATTGAATCGCAACGGCGATGAAGTACTAAGCAAGGCATTCCTGTATCAGCAGGTGTTGCAGCGCGGCTACGCGCCCCATGACCGCAGCCTCGACATGCACGTCAGCCAGATTCGTCGCAAACTCAAGGCCATCGGTTACACCGAGCGTGAAGTGCGTACGGTCTGGGGTAAGGGGTATGTATTGAGTGCGGCCGATGACATGGTCTGA
- the relA gene encoding GTP diphosphokinase, whose protein sequence is MVQVRAHQPINTDGSINLEAWLDHAVSVDAALDREALKEACEFAREAEQQANAAKNLWSEGTSSFRTGLEIAEILADLKLDQDSLVAAVLYRGVREGQIQLPAVSQRFGPVVAKLIDGVLRMAAISASLSPRQSLVLGTQGQVENLRKMLVAMVDDVRVALIKLAERTCAIRAVKTADDEKRNRVAREVFDIYAPLAHRLGIGHIKWELEDLSFRYLEPDQYKQIAKLLHERRLDRERFIADVMTQLKDELQATGVDADISGRAKHIYSIWRKMQRKGLEFSQIYDVRAVRVLVPEMRDCYTALGIVHTLWRHIPKEFDDYIANPKENGYRSLHTAVIGPEGKVLEVQIRTHAMHEEAELGVCAHWKYKGTDVKSSSNHYEEKISWLRQVLEWHEELGDIGGLAEQLRVDIEPDRVYIFTPDGHAIDLPKGATPLDFAYRVHTEIGHNCRGAKINGRIVPLNYSLQTGEQVEIITSKHGTPSRDWLNPNLGYITTSRARAKIVHWFKLQARDQNVAAGKTLLERELNRLGLPQVDFDKLAEKANMKTAEDMFAALGAGDLRLAQLVNLAQQLVEPERGNEQLELIPRKATGYKPGKRGDIQIQGVGNLMTQMAGCCQPLPGDAIVGYITQGRGVSIHRQDCASVLQLAGREPERIIQVSWGPVPVLTYPVDIIIRAYDRSGLLRDVSQVLLNERINVLAVNTRSNKEDNTALMSLTIEIPGLDALGRLLGRISQLPNIIETRRNRTP, encoded by the coding sequence ATGGTACAGGTGAGAGCACACCAGCCGATCAACACCGACGGCAGTATCAATCTCGAGGCTTGGCTCGATCATGCGGTCAGTGTCGATGCGGCGCTGGATCGCGAAGCCTTGAAGGAAGCCTGCGAGTTCGCTCGCGAGGCCGAACAACAAGCCAATGCGGCGAAGAATCTGTGGTCCGAAGGGACCTCTAGTTTCCGCACGGGCCTTGAGATCGCCGAGATTCTCGCCGACCTCAAACTCGACCAGGATTCGTTGGTTGCAGCGGTGCTGTACCGCGGCGTGCGCGAAGGCCAGATCCAGTTGCCGGCGGTCAGCCAGCGCTTCGGTCCGGTGGTCGCCAAACTCATCGACGGCGTGTTGCGCATGGCGGCGATCAGCGCCAGCCTGAGCCCCCGTCAATCCCTGGTGCTGGGCACTCAGGGCCAAGTCGAAAACCTGCGCAAAATGCTGGTGGCCATGGTCGACGACGTGCGCGTCGCGCTGATCAAACTGGCCGAGCGCACCTGTGCGATCCGCGCGGTGAAAACCGCCGACGACGAGAAGCGCAACCGCGTCGCCCGTGAAGTCTTCGACATTTACGCGCCGCTGGCCCACCGCCTCGGTATCGGTCATATCAAGTGGGAGCTGGAGGACTTGTCCTTCCGCTACCTTGAGCCCGACCAGTACAAGCAGATCGCCAAGTTGCTCCACGAGCGACGGCTGGATCGCGAGCGCTTCATTGCCGACGTGATGACCCAACTCAAAGACGAGTTGCAGGCCACCGGCGTCGATGCCGACATCAGCGGCCGAGCCAAACACATCTATTCGATCTGGCGCAAAATGCAGCGCAAGGGTCTGGAGTTCAGCCAGATCTACGACGTGCGCGCGGTTCGCGTGCTGGTGCCGGAAATGCGCGACTGCTACACCGCGCTCGGCATCGTCCACACCCTGTGGCGGCACATCCCGAAAGAATTCGACGACTACATCGCCAACCCGAAAGAGAACGGCTACCGCTCGCTGCACACCGCGGTCATCGGCCCTGAAGGCAAGGTGCTGGAAGTGCAGATCCGCACTCATGCGATGCACGAAGAAGCCGAGCTGGGGGTGTGTGCGCACTGGAAGTACAAAGGCACCGACGTCAAGTCCAGCTCCAATCACTACGAAGAGAAAATCTCCTGGCTGCGTCAGGTCCTCGAGTGGCACGAAGAACTCGGTGATATTGGTGGCCTTGCCGAACAACTGCGGGTCGATATCGAGCCGGACCGGGTCTATATCTTTACCCCGGACGGTCACGCCATCGACTTGCCGAAGGGCGCGACGCCGCTGGACTTCGCTTACCGCGTGCACACCGAAATCGGTCACAACTGCCGCGGCGCCAAGATCAACGGGCGCATCGTACCGCTCAACTACAGCCTGCAAACCGGTGAACAGGTCGAGATCATCACCAGCAAGCACGGCACCCCAAGCCGCGACTGGCTGAACCCGAACCTGGGTTACATCACCACCTCGCGGGCCCGGGCGAAGATCGTTCATTGGTTCAAGTTGCAAGCCCGCGATCAGAACGTCGCGGCCGGTAAAACCTTGCTCGAGCGCGAACTCAACCGCCTCGGCCTGCCGCAGGTGGACTTCGACAAGCTGGCCGAAAAGGCCAACATGAAGACCGCCGAGGACATGTTCGCCGCCTTGGGCGCAGGCGATTTACGCCTGGCACAACTGGTGAACCTGGCGCAGCAACTGGTCGAGCCGGAGCGCGGCAACGAACAGCTGGAACTGATCCCGCGCAAAGCCACAGGCTACAAGCCAGGCAAGCGCGGCGACATTCAGATCCAGGGCGTCGGCAACCTGATGACCCAGATGGCCGGCTGCTGCCAGCCGCTGCCGGGGGATGCGATCGTCGGTTACATCACTCAGGGCCGTGGCGTGAGCATTCACCGTCAGGACTGCGCCTCGGTACTGCAACTGGCCGGGCGCGAGCCGGAGCGGATCATCCAGGTCAGCTGGGGCCCGGTGCCGGTGCTCACCTACCCGGTGGACATCATCATTCGCGCCTACGACCGTTCCGGTCTGCTGCGTGACGTGTCGCAGGTGCTGCTCAACGAGCGGATCAACGTGCTGGCGGTCAACACCCGTTCGAACAAAGAGGACAACACGGCGTTGATGTCCCTGACCATCGAGATTCCGGGGCTGGATGCGCTGGGGCGGTTGCTGGGACGGATTTCCCAGTTGCCGAACATCATCGAAACCCGCCGTAACCGCACGCCGTGA
- the rlmD gene encoding 23S rRNA (uracil(1939)-C(5))-methyltransferase RlmD — MAKQERGLRFQPAGGSKAPQVPTGKKQRLTIERLANDGRGIAFFEGRTWFVIGALAGEDVEARVLGAHGKVVEARTERVFQASELRRPAPCAHAARCGGCSVQHLPHNEQLALKQRMLAEQLSRVAGVEPEEWAAPLSGPEFGYRRRARVAVRWDMKAKKLEVGFRAAGSQDIVAINECPVLVQPLQPIMTHLPEMLRRLSKPQALGHVELFSGSSLAVLLRHMAPLSEADMTILKEFCAFHEAQLWLHGEGEPQPVEADQSLGYRLEQWDLNLAYRPGDFIQVNAGVNEAMVAQALAWLAPKSDERVLDLFCGLGNFALPLAKTVREVVAVEGVQAMVERAAANAANNNLHNAKFFQADLSQPLADAEWADKGFCAVLLDPPRDGAFEVVRKLKSLGAKRLVYVSCNPATLARDTVELIKQGYRLKRAGILDMFPQTAHVEAMALFEAS, encoded by the coding sequence ATGGCCAAGCAAGAGAGAGGCCTGCGCTTCCAGCCCGCGGGCGGCAGCAAGGCCCCGCAAGTCCCTACCGGCAAAAAGCAGCGCTTGACCATTGAGCGCCTGGCCAATGACGGTCGCGGTATCGCGTTTTTCGAAGGTCGCACCTGGTTCGTCATCGGCGCATTGGCCGGTGAAGACGTCGAGGCGCGGGTCTTGGGTGCCCACGGCAAAGTGGTCGAGGCGCGCACCGAGCGCGTATTCCAGGCCAGTGAATTGCGCCGCCCGGCACCGTGCGCTCATGCCGCTCGCTGCGGCGGTTGCAGCGTGCAGCATTTGCCCCACAACGAACAGCTCGCCCTGAAACAGCGCATGCTCGCCGAGCAATTGTCGCGGGTTGCCGGTGTCGAACCTGAAGAGTGGGCAGCGCCGTTGAGCGGTCCGGAATTCGGCTACCGTCGTCGCGCCCGCGTGGCGGTGCGTTGGGACATGAAAGCGAAAAAACTCGAAGTCGGCTTCCGCGCTGCCGGCAGTCAGGACATCGTCGCCATCAACGAATGCCCGGTGCTGGTACAGCCCTTGCAACCGATCATGACCCACTTGCCGGAGATGCTGCGGCGCTTGAGCAAACCTCAGGCGCTGGGGCATGTGGAGTTGTTCAGCGGTTCGTCATTGGCGGTATTGCTGCGGCACATGGCCCCGTTGTCCGAAGCCGACATGACCATTCTCAAGGAATTCTGTGCGTTCCATGAAGCCCAGTTGTGGCTGCATGGCGAGGGTGAGCCGCAGCCGGTCGAGGCCGATCAGTCGCTGGGCTATCGCCTTGAACAGTGGGACTTGAACCTGGCGTATCGGCCGGGGGATTTCATCCAGGTCAACGCCGGGGTCAACGAAGCGATGGTCGCCCAGGCGTTGGCATGGTTGGCGCCCAAATCCGATGAGCGGGTTCTGGATCTGTTCTGTGGGTTGGGCAACTTTGCCTTGCCGCTGGCCAAAACCGTTCGCGAAGTGGTGGCGGTGGAGGGCGTGCAGGCGATGGTCGAGCGGGCCGCCGCGAATGCCGCGAACAACAATTTGCATAATGCGAAGTTTTTTCAGGCCGATTTATCTCAGCCTTTGGCCGATGCCGAATGGGCCGATAAAGGCTTTTGTGCGGTACTCTTGGACCCACCTCGCGACGGCGCTTTTGAGGTGGTGCGCAAGCTTAAGTCCCTGGGCGCCAAACGATTGGTGTATGTGTCGTGCAACCCTGCAACGCTTGCGCGCGACACGGTCGAATTGATCAAGCAGGGCTACCGGTTAAAACGTGCCGGGATTCTCGATATGTTTCCTCAGACGGCACATGTCGAGGCCATGGCGTTATTTGAAGCGAGCTAG
- a CDS encoding 2-hydroxyacid dehydrogenase, which translates to MRTILFSSQTYDRDSFLSADLPVGIELQFQPARLSLNTVALAEHHEVVCAFINDDLSAPVLERLAAGGTRLIALRSAGYNHVDLAVAKRLGLAIVRVPAYSPHAVAEHAVALILALNRRLHRAYNRTREGDFSLHGLTGFDLVGKTVGVVGTGQIGATFAKIMNGFGCRLLACDPYPNPQVEALGACYLSLPQLLAESQIISLHCPLNEQSKHLINSESLAHMQPGAMLINTGRGGLVDTPALIDALKNGQLGYLGLDVYEEEAQLFFEDRSDLPLQDDVLARLLTFPNVIITAHQAFLTREALGAIAATTLQNIAAWAAGSPQNQVEGS; encoded by the coding sequence ATGCGCACGATTCTTTTCAGCAGCCAGACCTATGACCGCGACAGTTTTCTGAGCGCCGACCTGCCCGTCGGCATCGAGTTGCAGTTCCAGCCGGCGCGACTGAGCCTCAACACGGTGGCGCTGGCGGAGCATCACGAAGTGGTCTGCGCCTTCATCAATGATGACCTCAGCGCCCCGGTACTCGAACGTCTGGCCGCGGGCGGCACACGCCTGATCGCCCTGCGCTCGGCCGGTTACAACCATGTCGACCTGGCGGTGGCCAAGCGCCTGGGGCTGGCGATTGTGCGGGTTCCGGCTTACTCGCCTCACGCGGTGGCCGAACATGCGGTGGCGCTGATTCTGGCGCTTAACCGCCGCCTGCACCGTGCCTACAACCGTACTCGCGAGGGAGATTTCAGCTTGCACGGGCTGACCGGTTTCGACCTCGTGGGCAAGACCGTCGGCGTCGTCGGCACCGGACAGATCGGCGCGACTTTCGCGAAAATCATGAACGGCTTCGGCTGCCGGTTATTGGCCTGTGATCCTTACCCGAACCCACAGGTCGAAGCGCTCGGCGCGTGCTACCTCAGCTTGCCGCAACTGCTGGCCGAGTCGCAGATCATCAGCCTGCATTGCCCGCTCAACGAACAGAGCAAACATTTGATCAACAGCGAATCGTTGGCGCACATGCAGCCCGGCGCGATGTTGATCAACACCGGGCGTGGCGGTCTGGTGGATACGCCGGCGCTGATCGATGCGTTGAAGAACGGGCAATTGGGCTATCTGGGGCTGGATGTGTATGAAGAGGAAGCGCAGCTGTTCTTCGAGGATCGCTCCGACCTGCCGCTGCAGGACGATGTGCTGGCGCGCCTTCTAACCTTTCCGAACGTCATCATCACGGCGCACCAGGCCTTCCTCACCCGTGAAGCGCTCGGCGCGATTGCCGCGACCACCCTGCAGAACATCGCGGCCTGGGCAGCCGGTTCGCCACAGAATCAGGTCGAGGGCAGCTGA
- a CDS encoding sensor histidine kinase yields the protein MTWSDVPGRHSLFWKLACWLVAFCLLMIWLSWSWGRYMEKKNLFLSDEARGTLTRYAAEAERAWNEQQSAGIDAWLQRVRQRESTWVGVIGADLQSLSNHPLANQEIQRLTFLRGLDWPVSRRNQGLPWLKIPFPNDPSAASLVIELPQRFMPGRYRVFWRVITNGVIPGLFTLLLCVGLYRLLVVPLNSLREQANAWRADQLTVRLSSSTTNRSDELGELGRAFDYMAERLQGTVALQQQLLRDLSHELRTPLSRLRVASESEQDLGQLRERIGREVDGMQRLVEDALQLAWLDTERAPLPDEAIQVQALWEMLTENACYESGWSASQLHCAVDASCWVRGHLNTLAQALENILRNAIRHSPKGGVVTLGGRRDGDFWHLWLEDEGGGVAEEDLERIFSPFIRLDGSRPGDGGFGLGLSIARNAVRRQGGRLWAENSGAGLRLNMRLLADIDGVCDDAIASRLAHIECVSAPHCVNNPDPCGSEPARDDIHQPTTKPTLIPIRHKPLTLRDMACARLPV from the coding sequence ATGACATGGTCTGACGTGCCGGGCCGGCACTCACTGTTCTGGAAACTGGCTTGCTGGTTGGTGGCGTTCTGTCTGCTGATGATCTGGTTGAGCTGGTCCTGGGGCCGCTACATGGAAAAGAAAAACCTGTTCCTGTCCGACGAGGCCCGGGGCACCCTGACGCGCTACGCCGCCGAGGCGGAGCGGGCTTGGAACGAGCAGCAGAGTGCAGGCATTGATGCCTGGTTGCAGCGAGTCCGCCAGCGTGAGTCGACCTGGGTCGGTGTCATCGGCGCCGACTTGCAATCGCTGAGTAATCATCCGCTGGCCAACCAGGAAATCCAGCGCCTGACCTTTTTGCGCGGTCTGGATTGGCCGGTGAGTCGGCGTAATCAAGGCCTGCCGTGGCTGAAGATTCCATTTCCCAACGACCCGTCCGCCGCCAGCCTGGTGATCGAATTGCCTCAGCGTTTCATGCCCGGACGCTACCGGGTGTTTTGGCGGGTGATCACCAATGGAGTGATTCCCGGGCTGTTCACCCTGCTGCTGTGCGTGGGGCTGTATCGATTGTTGGTCGTGCCATTGAACAGCCTGCGCGAACAAGCCAACGCCTGGCGCGCCGACCAACTGACTGTGCGTTTATCGAGTAGCACCACCAACCGCTCGGACGAATTGGGGGAACTGGGCAGGGCCTTCGATTACATGGCCGAGCGCTTGCAAGGCACGGTGGCCCTGCAACAGCAACTGCTGCGCGACCTGTCCCATGAATTGCGCACACCGCTGAGCCGGCTGAGGGTGGCCAGCGAAAGCGAGCAAGACCTGGGGCAACTGCGCGAACGCATTGGCCGGGAAGTCGACGGCATGCAGCGTCTGGTCGAAGACGCCCTGCAACTCGCCTGGCTCGACACCGAGCGTGCGCCGTTGCCCGATGAGGCGATCCAGGTCCAGGCGTTGTGGGAAATGCTCACGGAAAACGCCTGCTATGAAAGTGGCTGGTCGGCGAGTCAGTTGCACTGCGCAGTGGATGCATCCTGCTGGGTGCGTGGCCATCTCAATACCCTGGCCCAGGCGCTGGAAAACATTCTGCGCAATGCCATTCGTCATTCACCCAAGGGCGGTGTCGTGACGCTCGGTGGTCGGCGTGATGGCGATTTCTGGCACTTGTGGCTGGAAGACGAGGGCGGCGGGGTGGCTGAAGAGGATCTTGAACGGATCTTCTCGCCGTTCATCCGGCTCGACGGTTCGCGGCCAGGGGATGGTGGATTCGGATTGGGTTTGAGCATCGCGAGGAATGCGGTGCGGAGGCAGGGCGGGCGGTTGTGGGCGGAAAACAGCGGGGCAGGGTTGCGGTTGAATATGCGGTTATTGGCGGATATTGATGGTGTCTGTGACGACGCCATCGCGAGCAGGCTCGCACACATTGAATGTGTGTCAGCCCCACATTGTGTGAACAACCCTGATCCCTGTGGGAGCGAGCCTGCTCGCGATGACATTCACCAACCCACCACAAAACCCACCCTTATTCCCATTCGCCATAAGCCCCTTACTTTGCGTGATATGGCCTGCGCTCGTTTGCCGGTATGA
- a CDS encoding response regulator, translating into MLKKLGIKGRVLLLTLLPTTLIALVLGGYFTWMQQSDLQSQLMQRGEMIAEQLAPLVAPAMGRKDNDLLERIATQFLEQTDVRAVTFLAPDRTPLAHAGPTMLNQAPLGSGSQLLHRSGNDATRYLLPVFGKHRNLAGAPIPDEADRLLGWVELELSHNGMLLRGYRSLFASLLLIGAGLGGAALLALRMGRTINRPLSQIKQAVAQLKDGHLETRLPPLGSQELDELASGINRMAGTLQNAQEELQNSVDQATEDVRQNLETIEIQNIELDLARKEALEASRIKSEFLANMSHEIRTPLNGILGFTHLLQKSELTPRQLDYLGTIEKSADSLLGIINEILDFSKIEAGKLVLDHIPFNLRDLLQDTLNILAPAAHAKELELVSLVYRDTPLSLVGDPLRLKQILTNLVSNAIKFTREGTIVARAMLEEEHEDSVQLRISIQDTGIGLSNQDVRALFQAFSQADNSLSRQPGGTGLGLVISKRLIEQMGGEIGVDSTPGEGSEFWISLSLPKARDDAEDLPGPPLLGQRVAVLENHELARQALQHQLEDCGLAVTLFNTLESLANGVTGAHQTDQAIGLAVLGITSNDMPPERLNQHIWDLEHLGCRVLVLCPTTELTLFHLSVPNPHSQLQSKPACTRKLRRALSDLVNPRQQRSDPGEPLSSRAPKILCVDDNPANLLLVQTLLEDMGAKVLAVESGYAAVKAVQSETFDLVLMDVQMPGMDGRQSTEAIRQWESERHCTPLPIVALTAHAMANEKRALLQSGMDDYLTKPISERQLAQVVLKWTGLALRNHGPERSSDNHNGHELQVLDHDEGLRLAAGKADLAADMLAMLLASLEADREAIRVAREANDQNALIERVHRLHGATRYCGVPQLRAACQRSETLLKQQDPKATGALEELERAINRLAAQARINA; encoded by the coding sequence GTGCTCAAGAAACTGGGAATTAAAGGCCGCGTGCTGTTGCTGACCCTGTTGCCGACCACCCTGATAGCGCTGGTCCTGGGCGGCTATTTCACCTGGATGCAGCAATCGGACCTGCAATCCCAACTCATGCAGCGCGGCGAAATGATTGCCGAACAGTTGGCGCCGCTGGTGGCACCGGCGATGGGTCGCAAAGACAACGATCTGCTGGAACGCATCGCCACCCAGTTCCTGGAACAAACCGACGTGCGCGCGGTAACGTTCCTCGCCCCCGACCGCACACCGCTGGCCCACGCCGGCCCGACCATGCTCAATCAGGCCCCTTTGGGCAGCGGTTCACAGCTGCTGCACCGCAGTGGCAATGACGCCACGCGTTACCTGCTGCCGGTGTTCGGCAAGCACCGCAACCTGGCCGGCGCCCCGATCCCCGATGAAGCCGACCGCCTGCTGGGCTGGGTCGAACTTGAACTGTCCCACAACGGCATGTTGTTGCGCGGTTATCGCAGTCTGTTCGCCAGCCTGCTGCTGATCGGCGCAGGCCTGGGCGGTGCGGCACTGTTGGCGTTGCGCATGGGCCGGACCATTAACCGGCCGCTGAGCCAGATCAAACAGGCCGTGGCTCAGCTCAAGGACGGTCACCTGGAAACCCGCCTGCCGCCTCTCGGCAGCCAGGAACTGGATGAACTGGCGTCCGGCATCAACCGCATGGCCGGAACCCTGCAAAACGCTCAGGAAGAATTGCAAAACAGCGTCGACCAGGCCACCGAAGACGTGCGTCAGAACCTGGAAACCATCGAAATCCAGAACATCGAGCTGGACCTGGCGCGCAAGGAAGCCCTGGAGGCGAGCCGGATCAAATCCGAGTTTCTAGCCAACATGAGCCATGAAATCCGCACGCCGCTCAACGGCATTCTCGGCTTCACCCATTTGCTGCAAAAAAGCGAACTCACCCCGCGCCAGCTCGATTACCTGGGCACCATCGAAAAATCCGCCGACAGCTTGCTGGGGATCATCAACGAGATTCTCGACTTCTCGAAAATCGAGGCCGGCAAACTGGTGCTCGACCATATTCCGTTCAACCTGCGCGACTTGCTGCAAGACACCTTGAACATCCTTGCCCCGGCTGCCCACGCCAAAGAGCTTGAGCTGGTGAGCCTGGTTTATCGCGATACGCCACTATCGCTGGTGGGCGATCCCCTGCGGCTCAAGCAGATCCTTACCAACCTTGTGAGCAATGCGATCAAGTTCACCCGCGAAGGCACCATTGTCGCCCGGGCCATGCTCGAAGAAGAGCATGAAGACAGCGTGCAACTGCGCATCAGTATTCAGGACACCGGCATTGGTCTGTCGAATCAGGACGTGCGCGCTTTATTCCAGGCCTTCAGTCAGGCTGATAACTCGCTGTCCCGGCAACCTGGCGGCACCGGCCTGGGGCTGGTGATTTCCAAACGCCTGATCGAACAGATGGGTGGCGAGATCGGCGTCGACAGCACACCGGGTGAAGGTTCGGAGTTCTGGATCAGCCTGAGCCTGCCCAAAGCCCGCGACGACGCCGAAGACCTGCCCGGCCCACCCTTGCTCGGACAGCGGGTGGCGGTGTTGGAAAACCATGAGCTGGCCCGTCAGGCCTTGCAGCATCAACTGGAAGACTGCGGCCTGGCAGTCACGCTGTTCAACACCTTGGAAAGCCTTGCCAATGGCGTGACTGGCGCCCATCAGACCGATCAGGCCATCGGTCTGGCAGTGCTCGGCATCACCAGCAACGATATGCCGCCGGAGCGCCTCAACCAGCACATCTGGGACCTCGAACACCTGGGCTGCAGAGTGTTGGTGCTGTGCCCGACCACCGAACTGACGCTGTTCCACCTCTCGGTGCCCAACCCCCACAGCCAGCTGCAGTCCAAACCGGCCTGCACGCGCAAACTGCGCCGGGCCTTGTCGGATCTGGTCAACCCGCGCCAGCAGCGCAGCGACCCCGGCGAGCCGCTTTCCAGTCGCGCGCCGAAGATCCTTTGCGTCGATGACAACCCGGCCAATCTGTTGCTGGTGCAAACCCTGCTCGAAGACATGGGCGCCAAAGTGCTCGCGGTGGAAAGCGGTTACGCCGCGGTCAAGGCCGTGCAGAGCGAGACCTTCGATCTGGTGCTGATGGACGTGCAAATGCCCGGCATGGACGGCCGCCAGAGCACCGAAGCCATTCGCCAGTGGGAAAGCGAGCGGCATTGCACGCCGCTGCCGATCGTTGCTCTTACCGCCCACGCGATGGCCAACGAAAAACGCGCGTTGCTGCAAAGTGGCATGGACGACTACCTGACCAAACCCATCAGTGAACGGCAACTGGCGCAGGTGGTGTTGAAATGGACCGGCCTAGCGTTGCGTAATCACGGGCCGGAGCGCTCCAGCGACAACCACAACGGTCATGAGTTGCAGGTACTCGATCACGATGAAGGTCTGCGTCTGGCGGCCGGCAAGGCTGATCTGGCGGCGGACATGCTGGCCATGTTGCTGGCCTCTCTGGAAGCCGACCGCGAGGCCATCCGCGTAGCCCGTGAAGCCAATGACCAGAATGCCCTGATCGAGCGAGTCCATCGCCTGCATGGGGCGACCCGTTATTGCGGCGTCCCGCAACTGCGCGCCGCCTGCCAGCGCAGTGAAACCCTGCTCAAGCAACAGGACCCCAAAGCCACTGGCGCGCTGGAGGAACTCGAACGAGCCATCAATCGCCTGGCGGCCCAGGCGCGCATCAATGCCTGA